A region from the Francisella orientalis FNO12 genome encodes:
- the tadA gene encoding tRNA adenosine(34) deaminase TadA, with product MSNYSQDDIFFMQKAYEQALLAYRAGEVPIGAVLVNDSQIVVQDFNKTIMLNDPTAHAEILVLRETAKELENYRLVNTKLYVTLEPCIMCLGGLIQARVSELIYACDDTRVGIFSREKLHQNKNINHNLKVTSGVMTEECSKLLRDFFKLKRN from the coding sequence ATGTCTAATTATTCACAAGATGATATTTTTTTTATGCAGAAAGCTTATGAGCAAGCATTGTTGGCTTATAGGGCTGGAGAAGTTCCTATAGGAGCAGTTCTTGTTAATGATAGTCAAATAGTAGTCCAAGATTTTAACAAAACTATAATGCTCAACGACCCAACAGCTCACGCCGAGATTTTAGTTTTACGTGAAACAGCCAAAGAGCTCGAAAACTATAGATTGGTTAATACAAAATTGTATGTTACTTTGGAGCCATGTATAATGTGTTTGGGTGGTTTGATTCAGGCTAGGGTTTCTGAATTGATTTATGCTTGTGATGATACTCGTGTTGGAATTTTCTCTCGTGAGAAGTTACATCAAAATAAGAATATTAATCATAATCTTAAAGTAACATCTGGCGTGATGACTGAGGAGTGTAGTAAGCTCTTGAGAGATTTTTTTAAATTAAAAAGAAATTAG
- a CDS encoding D-alanine--D-alanine ligase, producing the protein MQKEKIVVLYGGDSPEREVSLISGKAVLDSLLNQGYNAVGLDASSKDLVVKLLELNPDKCFIALHGEDGENGRVAALLEMLRIRHTGSTMKSCVVTMDKMISKEIWMHHRMLTPMAKFLTDKLVDADEISFPVAVKPSSGGSSIATFKVKSFEELENAYEQASKYGEVMIEQWVTGKEITVAIVNNDVYSSVWIEPLNEFCDYESKYSGKSIYHAPSGLCEQKELEVRQLAKKAYDLLGCKGHARVDFIYDDKGDFYIMEINSSPGMTENSLSPKCAAAEGIDFDSFVKLILEQAQC; encoded by the coding sequence ATGCAAAAAGAAAAAATTGTCGTTTTATATGGTGGAGATTCTCCAGAAAGGGAAGTGTCTTTAATATCTGGTAAAGCAGTTTTGGACTCTTTACTAAATCAAGGTTATAACGCGGTTGGTTTAGATGCAAGCTCAAAAGATTTGGTTGTTAAGCTTTTGGAGTTAAATCCTGATAAATGTTTTATCGCACTGCATGGCGAAGATGGCGAAAATGGTAGAGTTGCTGCATTACTTGAAATGTTACGCATAAGGCACACTGGTTCGACTATGAAGTCATGCGTTGTAACTATGGATAAAATGATTTCCAAGGAAATATGGATGCATCATCGTATGCTTACACCGATGGCAAAATTTCTTACTGATAAGTTAGTGGATGCTGATGAGATTAGTTTTCCTGTTGCTGTTAAGCCAAGTAGTGGTGGATCTAGTATAGCTACTTTCAAAGTAAAAAGCTTTGAAGAGCTTGAAAATGCTTATGAACAAGCATCAAAGTATGGTGAAGTAATGATTGAACAGTGGGTCACTGGTAAGGAGATAACGGTGGCTATTGTTAATAATGATGTTTATTCATCTGTTTGGATAGAGCCATTAAACGAGTTTTGTGACTACGAGTCAAAATATAGCGGCAAGTCTATATATCATGCACCAAGTGGATTATGTGAGCAAAAAGAGCTAGAGGTTCGACAGTTGGCTAAAAAAGCTTATGATCTATTGGGCTGCAAAGGTCATGCTCGAGTAGATTTTATATATGATGATAAGGGAGATTTCTATATTATGGAGATTAATTCATCTCCAGGAATGACAGAGAATAGTCTATCTCCTAAGTGTGCGGCGGCTGAAGGTATTGATTTTGACAGCTTTGTTAAATTAATACTAGAACAGGCGCAATGCTAA
- a CDS encoding cell division protein FtsQ/DivIB, whose protein sequence is MLKIFKKFFILGFIFVIILGATVFIVSKADKKISRVDVVSNDGLVYISKQDLIDKIISLNSKQWFDLDIDTVEKYFYNMQGVDYTLVKKVWPSTLVVYIYDHKPVAYWNNNQILLDNMDIITPVVFDYDKNLPHIDSNDDASKDYIYETLLELNKLAKNNNMQIVKISYRGNQFSILLSDDIEVVLGSVKLKKRLELFFKSYEEVKNYKLAKYFDMRYSDGFAVKL, encoded by the coding sequence ATGCTAAAGATTTTTAAGAAATTTTTTATACTAGGTTTTATTTTTGTAATAATCTTAGGCGCTACGGTTTTTATTGTTAGCAAAGCGGATAAGAAAATTTCAAGAGTAGATGTGGTTTCTAATGATGGTCTAGTCTATATTTCAAAACAAGATTTGATCGACAAAATAATAAGCTTAAACAGCAAACAATGGTTTGATCTAGATATCGATACTGTGGAGAAGTATTTTTATAATATGCAGGGGGTTGATTATACTTTAGTAAAGAAAGTATGGCCATCAACTCTAGTTGTGTATATTTATGATCATAAGCCTGTGGCGTATTGGAATAATAATCAAATTTTGCTTGATAATATGGATATTATTACTCCGGTTGTTTTTGATTATGATAAAAATTTACCACATATAGATAGTAATGATGATGCTAGTAAAGACTATATTTATGAAACTTTGCTAGAGTTAAATAAGCTAGCTAAGAACAATAATATGCAAATAGTCAAAATATCTTATAGAGGGAATCAATTTAGTATTTTGCTTTCAGATGATATTGAAGTGGTTCTAGGTTCAGTAAAACTAAAAAAACGATTAGAACTATTTTTTAAGTCATATGAAGAGGTTAAGAACTATAAATTAGCGAAATATTTTGATATGAGATACAGTGATGGTTTTGCAGTAAAGTTATAA
- the ftsA gene encoding cell division protein FtsA encodes MGFGNSNFCAVDLGSHKITVAIGQLAENNSIKILGVSQKQSKGIKQGSVINLEMAIETLNVALDEAKSIAGVDVREVTLGVSAPSISGFNSYGLAAVENGEVSLEDLAMAIKTAKAVPMSADTEMLHVLQRDYIVDGQPGVTEPIGMFAVRLESNVHIIVASSRMLQNVRKCVSNCGYAIENLVVEHLAASSATLTDNEREMGVCFVNIGADSTSFSVFADGGICYTSSIKTGGGSISSDISKVFRLPIEAAESLKLQFGYAASKYLKNPDEKIDIPNSLGNAKKRISLQDLSLVIEARVEEIFESLYRELDQNRLLEVVSSGIVFTGGGAKLKGLARLAEDMFKLPVRVGGPIEVSGASEVVHNPSYSTVVGLLKYAAENSDETSDQKIDDDVMEIDENTAKSKKKIISSVKGWFSNNF; translated from the coding sequence ATGGGTTTTGGGAATAGTAATTTTTGTGCGGTAGATTTGGGATCTCACAAAATAACCGTTGCAATTGGACAACTTGCTGAAAATAACAGTATAAAAATATTAGGAGTTAGCCAAAAACAATCAAAAGGTATTAAGCAGGGATCTGTAATTAATCTTGAAATGGCTATCGAGACATTAAATGTCGCTCTGGATGAGGCAAAAAGCATAGCAGGAGTTGATGTTAGAGAGGTTACTCTTGGAGTAAGTGCTCCTAGTATTAGTGGTTTTAACTCCTATGGTTTAGCAGCTGTCGAGAATGGAGAAGTAAGTCTAGAAGATTTGGCGATGGCTATTAAGACGGCAAAAGCTGTGCCAATGTCAGCAGATACTGAAATGCTTCATGTTCTACAAAGAGATTATATAGTTGATGGTCAGCCAGGGGTTACAGAACCGATCGGTATGTTTGCGGTCAGGCTAGAGTCTAACGTACACATTATAGTGGCATCATCTAGAATGTTACAGAACGTGCGTAAATGTGTTTCAAACTGTGGTTATGCAATAGAAAATTTGGTTGTAGAACATTTAGCCGCTAGTAGTGCAACTCTTACTGATAATGAAAGAGAAATGGGCGTCTGTTTTGTAAATATCGGCGCTGATTCAACAAGCTTCTCTGTATTTGCAGATGGAGGTATCTGTTATACGTCAAGTATTAAAACTGGTGGTGGAAGTATTTCATCTGATATATCTAAAGTTTTTAGACTGCCTATTGAAGCAGCTGAGAGTTTAAAATTACAGTTTGGCTATGCAGCTAGTAAATACCTCAAAAATCCAGATGAGAAAATAGATATACCAAACTCACTAGGGAATGCTAAGAAAAGAATATCATTGCAGGATTTATCTTTGGTAATAGAGGCTAGAGTTGAAGAGATATTTGAATCTCTATACCGTGAGTTAGATCAAAATCGTTTGTTAGAAGTCGTTTCTTCTGGCATTGTCTTCACTGGTGGTGGTGCGAAACTAAAAGGATTGGCAAGGCTTGCTGAAGATATGTTCAAACTTCCTGTAAGGGTAGGTGGTCCTATTGAGGTTTCTGGTGCAAGTGAGGTTGTGCATAATCCATCATATTCTACAGTAGTGGGATTACTAAAGTATGCTGCAGAAAATAGTGATGAAACAAGCGATCAAAAGATTGATGATGATGTTATGGAAATAGACGAAAATACAGCAAAGTCTAAGAAAAAAATAATATCATCAGTTAAAGGCTGGTTTTCAAATAATTTTTAA
- the ftsZ gene encoding cell division protein FtsZ, translating into MFDFNDSMVSNAIIKVVGVGGGGGNAVQHMCEDVTDVEFFALNTDGQALSKSKVQNILQIGTNLTKGLGAGANPEIGKRAATEDRAKIEQLLEGADMVFITAGMGGGTGTGGAPVVAEVAKEMGILTVAVVTKPFPFEGPRRMKAAEYGIDELTQHVDSIITVPNEKLLSVLGKGASLIDAFNAANDVLGNAVKGVSELITKPGLINVDFADVRAVMTDMGLAMMGMGEANGENRAREAAEAAISSPLLEDINLDGAKGVIVNITAGMDMSIGEFEEVGEVIRSFISDEAIVIAGTVIDPDMTDSMKVTVVVTGIEKVAMKRGFGVEKTTSNPSQGFSSKPSPSFSRSEDVSSSASAPKIESEDVNKSDIPSFLRRR; encoded by the coding sequence ATGTTTGATTTTAATGATTCAATGGTTTCAAATGCCATAATTAAAGTTGTTGGTGTTGGTGGTGGTGGCGGTAACGCTGTTCAACACATGTGTGAAGATGTTACTGATGTTGAGTTTTTTGCACTGAATACGGATGGTCAAGCATTATCTAAGTCAAAAGTACAAAATATATTGCAAATAGGTACTAATCTTACAAAGGGTTTAGGCGCTGGTGCAAATCCTGAGATTGGAAAAAGAGCAGCAACTGAAGATCGAGCGAAGATCGAGCAACTTCTAGAAGGTGCAGATATGGTTTTCATCACAGCTGGTATGGGTGGTGGAACAGGTACTGGTGGTGCGCCTGTAGTTGCTGAAGTAGCAAAAGAAATGGGTATACTAACTGTAGCTGTGGTCACTAAACCTTTCCCGTTTGAAGGACCAAGAAGAATGAAAGCCGCTGAGTATGGTATCGATGAGCTAACTCAACATGTTGACTCTATCATTACTGTACCAAATGAGAAGTTACTAAGTGTACTTGGCAAGGGTGCATCATTAATTGATGCTTTTAATGCTGCAAATGATGTATTAGGAAATGCTGTAAAAGGTGTTTCTGAGCTTATTACTAAGCCAGGTCTTATCAACGTTGACTTTGCTGACGTTAGAGCTGTAATGACTGATATGGGTCTAGCTATGATGGGTATGGGTGAAGCTAACGGTGAAAATAGAGCAAGAGAAGCGGCAGAAGCTGCAATTTCTAGTCCATTACTTGAAGATATTAATCTTGATGGTGCTAAAGGTGTAATCGTAAATATTACAGCTGGTATGGATATGTCTATTGGTGAGTTCGAAGAAGTTGGTGAAGTAATTAGGTCATTTATTTCTGATGAAGCTATCGTAATCGCAGGTACGGTTATTGATCCTGATATGACTGACTCTATGAAAGTAACTGTTGTAGTTACAGGTATTGAGAAAGTAGCTATGAAAAGAGGCTTTGGTGTAGAGAAAACAACATCTAACCCATCACAAGGTTTCTCGAGCAAGCCTTCTCCATCTTTCTCAAGAAGCGAAGACGTGTCTAGTTCTGCTAGTGCTCCAAAAATAGAATCTGAAGATGTAAATAAGTCAGATATTCCAAGTTTCCTTAGAAGAAGATAA
- the lpxC gene encoding UDP-3-O-acyl-N-acetylglucosamine deacetylase — protein MKQKTIAKEFSVTGIGLHSGVDVSMTVKSASVDTGIVFRRADLSPVVDIKVAPSNIKEAIMCTLLTKDGDQGLSVSTIEHLMSAFAMFEVDNVLIEVNALELPVMDGSSYEFTQLLKEVGIVEQETDRKGIKILKPVKVQHEGKFAEVLPSDTLKYEFKIEWDHPVIAVTNDHIVFEYSLDEYIKMVSKARTFGFYEQLAYLHQNNLAKGASLDNAVGITNDGVLNEGGLRYEDEFVRHKLLDAIGDFYVGGYILGHFNCFKSGHTLNNKLLHAIFADKEAWGHI, from the coding sequence ATGAAGCAAAAAACTATAGCAAAAGAATTCTCTGTTACAGGTATTGGTCTACACTCTGGTGTAGATGTTTCGATGACTGTTAAATCAGCTAGTGTTGATACTGGGATAGTATTTCGCCGAGCTGACCTTAGTCCTGTAGTAGATATCAAGGTTGCGCCATCTAATATTAAAGAAGCGATAATGTGTACTTTATTGACAAAGGATGGTGATCAGGGTCTGTCTGTATCTACTATTGAGCATTTAATGTCGGCATTTGCAATGTTTGAAGTTGATAATGTTCTAATCGAAGTTAATGCTCTAGAGTTGCCAGTAATGGATGGTAGTTCTTATGAGTTTACACAGCTGTTAAAAGAAGTTGGTATTGTTGAACAAGAGACTGACCGTAAAGGAATCAAAATTCTAAAGCCTGTAAAAGTTCAACATGAAGGTAAATTTGCAGAAGTTTTACCTAGTGATACTCTTAAGTATGAATTTAAGATTGAGTGGGATCATCCAGTAATCGCTGTAACAAACGATCATATCGTATTTGAGTATAGCCTTGATGAATATATCAAAATGGTTTCAAAAGCGAGAACGTTTGGTTTTTATGAACAGCTTGCATATTTGCATCAAAATAATTTGGCAAAAGGTGCCTCATTAGATAATGCGGTAGGAATTACTAATGATGGTGTTCTTAACGAAGGCGGCTTACGTTACGAAGATGAATTTGTAAGACATAAACTATTAGACGCAATTGGTGACTTTTATGTTGGTGGTTACATATTGGGACATTTCAATTGCTTTAAATCTGGTCATACTCTTAATAATAAACTTTTACATGCTATTTTTGCAGATAAAGAAGCATGGGGACATATCTGA
- a CDS encoding acid phosphatase, with amino-acid sequence MKKIIILLSFVCVTIAFAGEGFLSKDELPNSLAILPPPPVMTPMVGSNVSYLAFAEDQEISNSIFIEKTFFNGEQISQSRLDQAVSDADTDVDTFVNAFIDPLDIPNKQSIKLLLINNPDLIKKVTYDGKNSTEAAKDAYARERPYSFYNKLFVRAIQTLIIHIHLTLYERYGSSIYYSRSFTISI; translated from the coding sequence ATGAAAAAAATAATAATATTACTTTCTTTTGTTTGTGTGACTATAGCTTTCGCAGGAGAAGGTTTTTTATCGAAGGATGAGTTACCAAATAGCTTAGCTATCTTACCTCCACCACCTGTTATGACTCCGATGGTAGGTTCAAATGTGTCATACCTAGCATTTGCAGAAGATCAAGAGATATCTAACTCTATATTTATAGAAAAAACCTTTTTCAATGGTGAGCAAATTTCACAATCTCGATTAGATCAAGCTGTAAGCGATGCTGATACTGACGTAGATACTTTTGTTAATGCGTTTATAGATCCTTTGGATATTCCAAATAAGCAAAGTATTAAACTGCTATTAATAAATAATCCAGATTTAATCAAAAAAGTAACTTATGATGGTAAAAATTCTACAGAAGCTGCAAAAGATGCTTATGCTAGAGAACGCCCTTATTCATTTTATAATAAGCTGTTTGTACGGGCGATCCAGACCCTCATCATTCATATCCATCTGACACTCTACGAGAGGTATGGTAGTAGCATATACTATAGCAGATCTTTTACCATCTCAATATAG
- the dnaX gene encoding DNA polymerase III subunit gamma/tau, producing MSYQALARKYRPQSFSEVAGQQHALNSLVHALETQKVHHAYLFTGTRGVGKTTLGRLLAKCLNCKTGVTAEPCNKCENCLAINNNSFIDLIEIDAASRTGVEETKEILDNIQYMPSQGRYKVYLIDEVHMLSKQSFNALLKTLEEPPEYVKFILATTDYHKIPVTILSRCIQLHLKHISQSDIKDQLKVVLNKENISSDEQSLDYIAYHAKGSLRDALSLLDKAISFCSGELKQAQIKQMLGIIDSEEVYNIIEAIIENNPSAVLPAVKNLTLTESNADAVLDRIAEIWFACCIYSFTQSLDAINDIDIDIINKVLDKISVEQAHFLYQLTITAKKDISLAPSFETGVTMAVLRLIAFQKKNLTSNHSLTTTPKISSETKNDIKALKNALQPQPQPQPQPQPQPQPQPQPQPQPQPQPQPQPQRQFSESNSQNNTSEESLDKKWFNLLNAIKLKGFTKTLAFNSHLINETNDTFEIQLNEDAKKILELEPQSIAKLQSAISQHLDSLGFRLDIKNLPTSNNSNHKSPAEIKRENAIEKIHNDQNVKLIRESLAIEIMDSDIILTN from the coding sequence ATGTCATATCAAGCATTAGCTCGTAAATATAGACCACAATCATTCTCAGAAGTTGCAGGGCAACAGCATGCACTTAATAGTCTAGTACATGCTCTAGAAACACAAAAAGTTCATCATGCCTATTTATTTACAGGCACTCGTGGTGTAGGTAAAACAACACTTGGTAGATTACTAGCAAAATGTCTAAACTGCAAAACTGGTGTTACAGCAGAACCATGTAACAAGTGCGAAAACTGTCTGGCGATTAATAATAATAGTTTTATAGATTTGATTGAGATTGATGCTGCATCGCGCACAGGAGTCGAAGAAACAAAAGAAATTCTAGATAATATCCAATACATGCCATCTCAAGGTCGCTACAAAGTATATCTAATAGATGAAGTTCACATGTTATCCAAACAGAGCTTTAACGCTTTACTAAAAACATTAGAAGAGCCTCCTGAATATGTCAAGTTTATATTGGCAACCACAGATTATCATAAAATACCCGTCACAATACTTTCACGTTGTATTCAACTACATCTAAAGCATATCTCACAATCAGATATCAAGGATCAGCTAAAAGTAGTTCTTAATAAAGAAAATATAAGCTCTGATGAACAATCACTAGACTATATCGCATACCATGCAAAAGGTAGCCTTAGAGATGCTCTAAGTTTACTTGATAAAGCCATAAGCTTTTGTAGTGGTGAACTTAAGCAAGCACAAATTAAACAAATGCTTGGAATTATAGATAGTGAAGAAGTCTATAACATTATCGAAGCTATTATCGAAAATAACCCAAGTGCAGTATTACCTGCTGTAAAAAATTTAACTCTTACAGAAAGCAATGCTGATGCAGTGCTAGATAGAATCGCTGAGATATGGTTTGCTTGTTGTATTTATAGTTTTACACAGTCTCTGGATGCTATTAATGATATTGATATAGATATTATCAATAAGGTTCTTGATAAAATTTCTGTTGAACAAGCACACTTTTTATACCAACTAACAATTACTGCTAAAAAAGATATATCCCTAGCTCCTAGTTTTGAAACTGGTGTAACAATGGCTGTACTTAGACTGATAGCCTTCCAAAAAAAAAACTTAACTAGTAATCATTCATTAACTACTACTCCGAAGATCTCTTCAGAGACAAAAAATGACATTAAAGCTCTAAAGAATGCTTTACAGCCACAGCCACAGCCACAGCCACAGCCACAGCCACAGCCACAGCCACAGCCACAGCCACAGCCACAGCCACAGCCACAGCCACAGCCACAGCCACAAAGGCAGTTTAGCGAATCTAACAGTCAAAACAATACTTCAGAAGAATCTTTGGATAAAAAATGGTTTAATCTGCTAAATGCAATCAAACTAAAGGGTTTTACAAAGACCTTAGCATTTAACAGCCACCTAATAAATGAAACTAATGACACATTTGAAATTCAACTTAATGAAGATGCCAAGAAAATTCTTGAACTTGAACCTCAAAGTATAGCAAAGCTGCAATCAGCTATTAGTCAGCATTTAGATAGCCTAGGCTTTAGACTAGATATTAAAAATCTACCAACTTCTAATAACTCTAATCACAAATCCCCCGCTGAAATTAAGCGTGAGAATGCAATTGAGAAAATCCATAATGATCAAAATGTTAAGCTAATTAGAGAATCATTAGCAATAGAAATAATGGATAGTGATATTATCTTAACCAACTAA
- the prfB gene encoding peptide chain release factor 2 (programmed frameshift), with product MESINYKIVLKDLTARIESLRDYLDYDVKKEKLTEVLMELEDGSIWDNPEYAQNLGRQKVELENVVHNCEHISETLETLTELLELAEEDESLIQEIAKDTQDVTAEIEKLEFRRMFSGQMDPNNVFLNIQSGSGGTEAQDWAEMLMRMYMRWADSQGFKVTVDDVSDGDVAGIKGCTLKIEGEYAYGWFRTETGIHRLVRKSPFDSNSKRHTSFASVFISPEVDDDIDIEINPADLRVDTYRASGAGGQHVNKTDSAVRITHIPTNIVVQSQSDRSQHKNRDSAMKQLKSKLYEMELQKRNAEKNDLEDSKADIGWGSQIRSYVLDQSRIKDLRTGVENTNTQAVLDGDLDKFIEASLKSGL from the exons ATGGAATCTATAAATTATAAGATTGTATTAAAAGATCTAACGGCTCGTATTGAATCTTTACGGGACTATCTT GACTATGATGTCAAAAAAGAAAAGCTAACGGAAGTTTTGATGGAGCTAGAAGATGGCTCAATTTGGGATAATCCAGAGTATGCACAAAACTTGGGCAGACAAAAAGTAGAGCTTGAGAATGTTGTACACAATTGTGAGCATATTTCAGAAACACTAGAAACTTTGACAGAGCTACTTGAGCTTGCTGAAGAAGATGAATCATTAATACAAGAAATTGCAAAGGATACTCAAGATGTCACAGCTGAAATTGAGAAACTAGAGTTTCGTAGAATGTTTTCTGGACAGATGGATCCTAATAATGTCTTTCTGAATATTCAATCAGGTTCAGGTGGTACAGAAGCACAGGATTGGGCTGAGATGCTAATGCGTATGTATATGCGCTGGGCAGATAGTCAAGGCTTCAAGGTAACTGTTGATGATGTATCAGATGGTGATGTTGCGGGTATCAAAGGATGTACGCTCAAAATTGAGGGTGAATATGCGTATGGTTGGTTTCGCACAGAGACTGGTATTCATCGATTAGTGAGAAAATCACCATTTGACTCAAATAGTAAACGTCATACATCTTTTGCGTCAGTATTTATATCTCCGGAAGTTGATGATGATATTGATATAGAGATTAATCCAGCAGATCTGCGTGTTGACACATATAGAGCATCAGGAGCTGGTGGACAGCATGTCAACAAAACTGATTCTGCAGTGAGAATAACTCACATTCCTACAAATATAGTCGTACAAAGTCAAAGCGATAGATCACAACATAAAAACCGTGATAGTGCAATGAAACAGCTTAAGTCAAAACTGTATGAGATGGAGCTACAAAAACGTAACGCCGAAAAAAATGATCTTGAAGATTCAAAAGCCGATATTGGTTGGGGTAGTCAGATTCGCTCTTATGTACTAGATCAGTCTCGAATCAAAGATTTGCGAACAGGTGTTGAGAATACAAATACTCAAGCAGTTTTAGATGGTGATTTAGATAAGTTTATTGAGGCTAGCTTAAAAAGTGGGTTATAA
- the lysS gene encoding lysine--tRNA ligase, with protein MSSKLKNLIKNSIKEYLDANEITVKDAVRGKIREQISESLGQVSEINDDVVEQIKTLVKKHIADMQENSQITLRKEKLQALAEQNNGISHPNNFRRNVVAHALQNQYAQYSKQELEELEDKKQYNITGRVVLRRVMGKASFITLQDYSGRIQVYLKKSDLPEGQYETFKNLCDLGDIVGITGTMFKTNTGELSVEASHFEILTKAIRPLPDKFHGLADQEMRYRQRYVDLITNEKAREVFKVRSKVVSFIRNYFDKLDFMEVETPMMHVLQGGAAAKPFKTHHNALDMPLYLRIAPELYLKRLVVGGLERVYEINRNFRNEGVSSRHNPEFTMLEFYMAYADYNDLMDLTEDMLSKLVQEVMGSEILEYGEYKINFGGKYERISMVDSIVKYNDDITKEDLATFESAKALAKKLKIKVEACHELGHLINEIFEETVEHQLIHPTFITDYPAVVSPLARRQDGNSEFTDRFEFFVGAREIANGFSELNDAEDQAERFRKQVEAAASGDDEAMPYDKDYIRALEYGMPPTAGQGIGIDRLVMYLTNSQSIRDVILFPHMKPE; from the coding sequence ATGAGTAGTAAATTAAAAAATTTAATAAAAAATTCGATTAAAGAATATTTAGATGCAAATGAGATAACAGTAAAAGATGCTGTTAGAGGTAAGATTAGAGAGCAGATTAGCGAGTCTCTTGGTCAAGTGAGTGAAATAAATGATGATGTTGTAGAGCAAATAAAAACTCTTGTTAAAAAGCATATAGCAGATATGCAAGAAAACTCACAAATAACATTAAGAAAAGAGAAATTACAAGCACTAGCTGAACAAAATAATGGTATCAGTCATCCAAATAACTTTAGAAGAAATGTTGTTGCTCATGCTTTACAAAATCAATATGCACAATATTCAAAACAAGAACTTGAGGAGCTTGAGGATAAAAAGCAATACAATATCACAGGTAGGGTAGTTCTTCGTCGTGTGATGGGTAAGGCTTCTTTTATTACGTTACAGGATTATTCAGGTAGAATACAGGTTTATCTAAAAAAGAGTGATTTACCAGAAGGACAATATGAAACTTTTAAGAATCTATGTGATTTAGGTGATATTGTTGGTATTACTGGGACTATGTTTAAGACTAATACAGGTGAGCTTTCTGTAGAGGCTAGTCACTTTGAGATTTTGACAAAAGCTATCAGACCTTTACCTGATAAGTTCCACGGATTAGCAGATCAAGAGATGAGATATCGTCAAAGATATGTTGATTTAATCACAAATGAAAAAGCTCGTGAAGTTTTTAAAGTTCGTTCAAAAGTTGTCAGCTTTATCCGTAACTATTTTGATAAATTGGATTTTATGGAAGTAGAGACTCCGATGATGCATGTTTTACAAGGTGGTGCAGCGGCTAAGCCATTTAAAACACATCATAACGCTTTGGATATGCCATTATACTTGCGTATAGCTCCGGAGCTTTATCTAAAAAGACTAGTTGTTGGTGGCCTTGAGAGAGTGTATGAGATAAACCGTAACTTCAGAAATGAGGGTGTATCTTCACGTCATAATCCAGAATTTACAATGCTAGAGTTCTATATGGCGTATGCTGATTATAATGATCTTATGGATCTAACAGAGGATATGCTATCTAAGCTTGTACAAGAGGTTATGGGTAGTGAAATACTTGAGTATGGTGAATATAAAATTAACTTTGGTGGTAAGTATGAGCGTATTTCAATGGTTGATTCAATTGTCAAATATAATGATGATATTACTAAAGAAGATTTAGCAACATTTGAATCTGCAAAAGCACTTGCTAAGAAATTGAAGATAAAAGTAGAAGCTTGCCATGAGCTTGGTCACCTAATAAATGAAATATTTGAAGAAACTGTTGAGCATCAACTAATTCATCCAACATTTATAACAGATTATCCAGCTGTAGTTTCACCTTTAGCGCGTAGACAAGATGGTAATTCTGAGTTTACTGATAGATTTGAATTCTTTGTAGGTGCGCGTGAGATTGCTAATGGTTTCTCTGAGCTAAATGATGCTGAAGATCAGGCAGAACGCTTTAGAAAGCAGGTTGAAGCAGCAGCATCTGGTGATGATGAAGCTATGCCTTATGACAAAGACTATATCCGTGCTCTAGAGTATGGTATGCCTCCTACTGCAGGGCAGGGTATCGGTATTGATAGATTAGTAATGTATCTGACAAACTCACAGTCTATCAGAGATGTAATATTGTTCCCACACATGAAGCCTGAGTAA